One window of Vespula pensylvanica isolate Volc-1 chromosome 17, ASM1446617v1, whole genome shotgun sequence genomic DNA carries:
- the LOC122635033 gene encoding general transcription factor IIH subunit 1 isoform X1 — protein MFIHIGAYYDSILSIDLRRIIRYIASTMTTSSEDVLMQVGQVRYKKGDGTLYVMNERIAWMLDNRDTVSVSHKYADIKLQKISPEGKSKIQLQVVLHDGSSSTFHFVNRNGQEAQIKDRDDVKELLQQLLPKFKRKVNKELEEKNRMLQENPVLLQLYRDLVIPQVITSEEFWTQHAAEYTRAKKVQRQEIGVNGAFLADIKPQTDGCNGLKYNLTIDVIECIFKTYPAVKRKHQENVPHKMTEADFWTKFFQSHYFHRDRINAGTKDLFTECAKIDDQELKKDIQSGINDPLVDITSFEDQTLDENYGSGLSKSDKTSGNIVHQSMIKRFNQHSIMVLKASTTKQSAQNSQPQLNGSTPSVSKASTNDQPDIQPKNKKLRIQEKLIYDDLDASCDSNTNNGAPLRLTHVDRYLHGPVPGYGMTEAPSDELLMAVNQLQKEATSWISGNGLPRQAPTSLVSPAAAVSALGELTPGGSLMKSFREESLGQLIPKDLETELRNVYVCICQLLRHFWRSFPPTTPQLEEKAIRMHEALHRFHSVKLKPFEDRVQREFSAVSQHLTSHLNQLLNTAYRKFALWQQRKMQMR, from the exons TTACGATTC aatACTATCTATTGATCTTAGAagaattatacgatatatcgcATCCACCATGACTACATCATCAGAAGATGTTTTAATGCAAGTGGGACAAGTACGCTATAAGAAAGGAGATGGTACTTTATATGttatgaatgaacgaataGCTTGGATGCTCGATAATAGGGATACTGTATCTGTCAGTCACAAATATGCTGACATTAAAT TACAAAAGATATCACCTGAAGGGAAATCAAAAATACAGCTACAAGTGGTTCTACATGATGGATCCTCGTCTAcatttcattttgtaaatcGTAATGGACAAGAAGCACAAATTAAGGATCGAGATGATGTCAAAGAATTACTTCAGCAACTATTAccaaaatttaaaagaaaagtaaacaaagaattagaagaaaaaaacag aatgtTACAAGAAAATCCTGTCTTGTTACAATTATATCGTGATTTAGTAATACCACAAGTTATTACTTCTGAAGAATTTTGGACTCAACATGCTGCAGAATATACACGTGCTAAAAAAGTCCAACGTCAAGAGATTGGTGTCAATGGTGCTTTTCTA gCTGATATTAAACCACAGACCGATGGTTGTAATGGACTGAAGTATAATCTAACTATAGATGTTAtagaatgtatatttaaaacttaTCCAGCAGTCAAGAGAAAACATCAAGAAAACGTGCCTCATAAAATGACGGAAGCAGATTTCTGGACAAAATTCTTTCAGtctcattattttcatcgtgatCGTATCAATGCAGGGACCAAGGATCTATTTACCGAATGTGCCAAGATAGATGATCAAGAACTTAAGAAAGATATTCAATCTGGAATAAATGATCCTCTGGTTGATATAACTTCCTTTGAGGATCAAACATTAGATGAAAATTATGGAAGTGGCTTAAGTAAATCGGACAAAACTTCAGGGAATATTGTTCATCAAAGTATGATCAAAAGATTTAATCAGCATAGTATTATGGTTTTGAAAGCTAGCACCACTAAACAATCTGCACAAAATTCTCAACCACAATTAAATGGATCAACTCCATCTGTAAGCAAAGCTTCCACCAATGATCAACCAGATATCCAgccaaagaataaaaaa cTTAGAATacaagagaaattaatttacgatGACCTCGATGCTAGTTGTGACTCAAATACAAATAATGGTGCGCCATTACGTTTAACACATGTAGATAGGTATTTACATGGGCCTGTGCCAGGATATGGAATGACAGAAGCACCCTCAGATGAACTTTTAATGGCAGTAAATCAATTACAAAAAGAAGCAACTTCTTGGATTTCAGGAAATGGTTTACCAAGACAAGCTCCTACTTCATTAGTAAGTCCAGCTGCAGCTGTATCAGCTTTAGGAGAATTGACACCTGGTGGATCTCTTATGAAAAGCTTTAGAGAAGAAAGTCTTggac AGTTAATACCAAAGGATTTGGAAACAGAATTACGtaatgtatatgtttgtatatgtcAATTATTAAGGCACTTTTGGAGAAGTTTCCCACCTACAACACCACAACTTGAAGAGAAAGCAATTAGGATGCATGAAGCCTTACATAGATTTCATTCGGTTAAACTTAAGCCATTTGAA gATCGTGTTCAAAGAGAATTTTCTGCAGTTAGTCAACATTTAACCAGtcatttaaatcaattattgAATACTGCATATAGAAAATTTGCACTATGGCAACAACGTAAAATGCAAATGAGGTAG
- the LOC122635033 gene encoding general transcription factor IIH subunit 1 isoform X2 — MTTSSEDVLMQVGQVRYKKGDGTLYVMNERIAWMLDNRDTVSVSHKYADIKLQKISPEGKSKIQLQVVLHDGSSSTFHFVNRNGQEAQIKDRDDVKELLQQLLPKFKRKVNKELEEKNRMLQENPVLLQLYRDLVIPQVITSEEFWTQHAAEYTRAKKVQRQEIGVNGAFLADIKPQTDGCNGLKYNLTIDVIECIFKTYPAVKRKHQENVPHKMTEADFWTKFFQSHYFHRDRINAGTKDLFTECAKIDDQELKKDIQSGINDPLVDITSFEDQTLDENYGSGLSKSDKTSGNIVHQSMIKRFNQHSIMVLKASTTKQSAQNSQPQLNGSTPSVSKASTNDQPDIQPKNKKLRIQEKLIYDDLDASCDSNTNNGAPLRLTHVDRYLHGPVPGYGMTEAPSDELLMAVNQLQKEATSWISGNGLPRQAPTSLVSPAAAVSALGELTPGGSLMKSFREESLGQLIPKDLETELRNVYVCICQLLRHFWRSFPPTTPQLEEKAIRMHEALHRFHSVKLKPFEDRVQREFSAVSQHLTSHLNQLLNTAYRKFALWQQRKMQMR; from the exons ATGACTACATCATCAGAAGATGTTTTAATGCAAGTGGGACAAGTACGCTATAAGAAAGGAGATGGTACTTTATATGttatgaatgaacgaataGCTTGGATGCTCGATAATAGGGATACTGTATCTGTCAGTCACAAATATGCTGACATTAAAT TACAAAAGATATCACCTGAAGGGAAATCAAAAATACAGCTACAAGTGGTTCTACATGATGGATCCTCGTCTAcatttcattttgtaaatcGTAATGGACAAGAAGCACAAATTAAGGATCGAGATGATGTCAAAGAATTACTTCAGCAACTATTAccaaaatttaaaagaaaagtaaacaaagaattagaagaaaaaaacag aatgtTACAAGAAAATCCTGTCTTGTTACAATTATATCGTGATTTAGTAATACCACAAGTTATTACTTCTGAAGAATTTTGGACTCAACATGCTGCAGAATATACACGTGCTAAAAAAGTCCAACGTCAAGAGATTGGTGTCAATGGTGCTTTTCTA gCTGATATTAAACCACAGACCGATGGTTGTAATGGACTGAAGTATAATCTAACTATAGATGTTAtagaatgtatatttaaaacttaTCCAGCAGTCAAGAGAAAACATCAAGAAAACGTGCCTCATAAAATGACGGAAGCAGATTTCTGGACAAAATTCTTTCAGtctcattattttcatcgtgatCGTATCAATGCAGGGACCAAGGATCTATTTACCGAATGTGCCAAGATAGATGATCAAGAACTTAAGAAAGATATTCAATCTGGAATAAATGATCCTCTGGTTGATATAACTTCCTTTGAGGATCAAACATTAGATGAAAATTATGGAAGTGGCTTAAGTAAATCGGACAAAACTTCAGGGAATATTGTTCATCAAAGTATGATCAAAAGATTTAATCAGCATAGTATTATGGTTTTGAAAGCTAGCACCACTAAACAATCTGCACAAAATTCTCAACCACAATTAAATGGATCAACTCCATCTGTAAGCAAAGCTTCCACCAATGATCAACCAGATATCCAgccaaagaataaaaaa cTTAGAATacaagagaaattaatttacgatGACCTCGATGCTAGTTGTGACTCAAATACAAATAATGGTGCGCCATTACGTTTAACACATGTAGATAGGTATTTACATGGGCCTGTGCCAGGATATGGAATGACAGAAGCACCCTCAGATGAACTTTTAATGGCAGTAAATCAATTACAAAAAGAAGCAACTTCTTGGATTTCAGGAAATGGTTTACCAAGACAAGCTCCTACTTCATTAGTAAGTCCAGCTGCAGCTGTATCAGCTTTAGGAGAATTGACACCTGGTGGATCTCTTATGAAAAGCTTTAGAGAAGAAAGTCTTggac AGTTAATACCAAAGGATTTGGAAACAGAATTACGtaatgtatatgtttgtatatgtcAATTATTAAGGCACTTTTGGAGAAGTTTCCCACCTACAACACCACAACTTGAAGAGAAAGCAATTAGGATGCATGAAGCCTTACATAGATTTCATTCGGTTAAACTTAAGCCATTTGAA gATCGTGTTCAAAGAGAATTTTCTGCAGTTAGTCAACATTTAACCAGtcatttaaatcaattattgAATACTGCATATAGAAAATTTGCACTATGGCAACAACGTAAAATGCAAATGAGGTAG